A section of the Centropristis striata isolate RG_2023a ecotype Rhode Island chromosome 7, C.striata_1.0, whole genome shotgun sequence genome encodes:
- the sb:cb288 gene encoding uncharacterized protein sb:cb288 isoform X5, producing the protein MMVDPDLTRQLLHIVQHRNGSTAAATHPSGTEDSSTSSSGIIPGAIAATVFIAFLLGLYAILWKCMVSPPPRKHSKVRVRVQRRSSV; encoded by the exons ATG ATGGTTGACCCAGATCTGACACGACAGCTTTTACATATTGTTCAGCACCGAAATG GTTCAACAGCAGCTGCCACTCATCCTTCTGGCACAGAGGACTCTTCAACCAGCAGCAGTGGAATCATCCCTG GTGCCATTGCAGCCACAGTGTTCATTGCCTTTTTACTCGGCCTCTACGCCATCCTGTGGAAGTGCATGGTGTCACCACCACCACG GAAGCACAGTAAGGTGAGGGTGAGAGTACAACGGAGATCATCTGTGTGA
- the sb:cb288 gene encoding uncharacterized protein sb:cb288 isoform X3, whose protein sequence is MMVDPDLTRQLLHIVQHRNAIFPHEGSTAAATHPSGTEDSSTSSSGIIPGAIAATVFIAFLLGLYAILWKCMVSPPPRKHSKVRVRVQRRSSV, encoded by the exons ATG ATGGTTGACCCAGATCTGACACGACAGCTTTTACATATTGTTCAGCACCGAAATG CTATTTTTCCCCATGAAGGTTCAACAGCAGCTGCCACTCATCCTTCTGGCACAGAGGACTCTTCAACCAGCAGCAGTGGAATCATCCCTG GTGCCATTGCAGCCACAGTGTTCATTGCCTTTTTACTCGGCCTCTACGCCATCCTGTGGAAGTGCATGGTGTCACCACCACCACG GAAGCACAGTAAGGTGAGGGTGAGAGTACAACGGAGATCATCTGTGTGA
- the sb:cb288 gene encoding uncharacterized protein sb:cb288 isoform X2 has translation MWTEVENKSRTVISNGNSSKMVDPDLTRQLLHIVQHRNGSTAAATHPSGTEDSSTSSSGIIPGAIAATVFIAFLLGLYAILWKCMVSPPPRKHSKVRVRVQRRSSV, from the exons ATGTGGACGGAGGTGGAAAACAAGAGCAGGACTGTCATCAGCAACGGAAACAGCTCGAAG ATGGTTGACCCAGATCTGACACGACAGCTTTTACATATTGTTCAGCACCGAAATG GTTCAACAGCAGCTGCCACTCATCCTTCTGGCACAGAGGACTCTTCAACCAGCAGCAGTGGAATCATCCCTG GTGCCATTGCAGCCACAGTGTTCATTGCCTTTTTACTCGGCCTCTACGCCATCCTGTGGAAGTGCATGGTGTCACCACCACCACG GAAGCACAGTAAGGTGAGGGTGAGAGTACAACGGAGATCATCTGTGTGA
- the sb:cb288 gene encoding uncharacterized protein sb:cb288 isoform X1 — protein MWTEVENKSRTVISNGNSSKMVDPDLTRQLLHIVQHRNAIFPHEGSTAAATHPSGTEDSSTSSSGIIPGAIAATVFIAFLLGLYAILWKCMVSPPPRKHSKVRVRVQRRSSV, from the exons ATGTGGACGGAGGTGGAAAACAAGAGCAGGACTGTCATCAGCAACGGAAACAGCTCGAAG ATGGTTGACCCAGATCTGACACGACAGCTTTTACATATTGTTCAGCACCGAAATG CTATTTTTCCCCATGAAGGTTCAACAGCAGCTGCCACTCATCCTTCTGGCACAGAGGACTCTTCAACCAGCAGCAGTGGAATCATCCCTG GTGCCATTGCAGCCACAGTGTTCATTGCCTTTTTACTCGGCCTCTACGCCATCCTGTGGAAGTGCATGGTGTCACCACCACCACG GAAGCACAGTAAGGTGAGGGTGAGAGTACAACGGAGATCATCTGTGTGA
- the sb:cb288 gene encoding uncharacterized protein sb:cb288 isoform X6 translates to MVDPDLTRQLLHIVQHRNGSTAAATHPSGTEDSSTSSSGIIPGAIAATVFIAFLLGLYAILWKCMVSPPPRKHSKVRVRVQRRSSV, encoded by the exons ATGGTTGACCCAGATCTGACACGACAGCTTTTACATATTGTTCAGCACCGAAATG GTTCAACAGCAGCTGCCACTCATCCTTCTGGCACAGAGGACTCTTCAACCAGCAGCAGTGGAATCATCCCTG GTGCCATTGCAGCCACAGTGTTCATTGCCTTTTTACTCGGCCTCTACGCCATCCTGTGGAAGTGCATGGTGTCACCACCACCACG GAAGCACAGTAAGGTGAGGGTGAGAGTACAACGGAGATCATCTGTGTGA
- the sb:cb288 gene encoding uncharacterized protein sb:cb288 isoform X4 — protein sequence MVDPDLTRQLLHIVQHRNAIFPHEGSTAAATHPSGTEDSSTSSSGIIPGAIAATVFIAFLLGLYAILWKCMVSPPPRKHSKVRVRVQRRSSV from the exons ATGGTTGACCCAGATCTGACACGACAGCTTTTACATATTGTTCAGCACCGAAATG CTATTTTTCCCCATGAAGGTTCAACAGCAGCTGCCACTCATCCTTCTGGCACAGAGGACTCTTCAACCAGCAGCAGTGGAATCATCCCTG GTGCCATTGCAGCCACAGTGTTCATTGCCTTTTTACTCGGCCTCTACGCCATCCTGTGGAAGTGCATGGTGTCACCACCACCACG GAAGCACAGTAAGGTGAGGGTGAGAGTACAACGGAGATCATCTGTGTGA
- the ykt6 gene encoding synaptobrevin homolog YKT6, whose translation MKLYSLSIHHKGATKANLLKSAYDLSSFSFFQRSSVQEFMTFTSALIVERTSQGSRASVKEQEYLCHVYVRNDNLSAVAIADTEYPQRVCFTLLDKVLEEFSRQVDSIDWPSGTPETINYKALDIHLSKYQNPREADAMTKVQAELDETKIILHNTMESLLERGEKLDDLVAKSEHLGNQSKAFYKTARKQNSCCEIM comes from the exons ATGAAGCTCTACAGTCTCAGCATCCACCATAAAGGTGCCACCAAAGCCAACCTTCTTAAATCGGCCTATGACCTCTCATCCTTCAGCTTCTTTCAGCGCTCCAG tgttcAGGAGTTCATGACCTTCACCAGTGCCTTGATTGTTGAGCGGACATCACAAGGAAGCCGTGCCTCTGTCAAGGAACAAG AGTACCTGTGCCATGTTTATGTAAGAAACGACAACCTGAGTGCTGTGGCCATTGCAGACACTGAATACCCACAGAGAGTCTGTTTCACATTGCTAGACAAG GTTTTAGAGGAGTTCTCCAGGCAAGTGGATAGTATAGACTGGCCCTCTGGCACTCCTGAAACCATAAACTACAAAGCCCTGGATATTCACCTTTCTAAATACCAG AACCCCAGAGAAGCAGATGCAATGACCAAAGTGCAGGCAGAGCTGGATGAGACAAAGATCATTTTG CACAACACCATGGAGAGTCTgttggagagaggagagaaacttGATGACCTTGTGGCAAAGTCAGAGCACCTTGGAAACCAGTCCAAAGCCTTCTACAAGACT GCACGGAAACAGAACTCATGCTGTGAAATCATGTGA
- the gck gene encoding hexokinase-4 isoform X2, protein MPCVSSQLDQMVKMPCSFSSLVDKFLMVEQILSEFRLNTEELKEVMKRMQHEMERGLRLETHEEASVKMLPTYVCSTHEGSEVGDFLALDLGGTNFRVMLVKVGEDEERGWKVETKNQMYSIPEDAMTGTAEMLFDYIAECMSDFLDKHHIKHKKLPLGFTFSFPVRHEDIDKGILINWTKGFKASGAEGNNIVGLLRDAIKRRGDFEMDVVAMVNDTVATMISCYYEDRSCEVGMIVGTGCNACYMEEMRTVELVEGEEGRMCVNTEWGAFGNNGELEEFRLEYDRVVDETSINPGKQLYEKLISGKYMGELVRLVLMKLVNENLLFNGEASELLKTRGSFETRYVSQMESDTGDRKQIYNILSSLGVLPSELDCDIVRLVCESVSTRSAHMCGAGLAGVINLMRERRSQEALKITVGVDGSVYKLHPCFRDRFHKIVWDLTPHCEITFIQSEEGSGRGAALISAVACKMAAC, encoded by the exons ATGCCTTGTGTCAGCTCTCAACTCGACCAGATGGTGAAGATGCCTTGTAGCTTCAGCTCCTTGGTGGATAAATTCCTCATG GTAGAACAGATCCTGTCAGAGTTCAGGCTGAATACGGAAGAGCTTAAAGAAGTGATGAAGAGGATGCAGCATGAGATGGAAAGAGGACTGCGTTTAGAGACACACGAAGAGGCCAGTGTCAAAATGCTTCCAACTTATGTCTGCTCCACCCATGAGGGGTCAG AGGTGGGAGATTTCCTGGCTCTGGACCTGGGGGGCACCAACTTCCGTGTGATGCTTGTAAAGGTGGGTGAAGATGAGGAGAGAGGCTGGAAGGTGGAGACCAAGAACCAGATGTACTCCATTCCTGAAGATGCCATGACAGGCACTGCTGAAATG CTATTTGACTACATAGCAGAGTGCATGTCAGACTTTTTGGACAAACATCATATAAAGCACAAGAAGCTTCCTCTGGGTTTTACCTTCTCCTTCCCTGTACGGCACGAGGACATTGATAAG GGTATCCTGATTAACTGGACCAAAGGCTTCAAGGCTTCTGGGGCAGAAGGGAACAACATTGTGGGTTTACTCAGAGATGCTATCAAGAGACGAGGG GACTTTGAGATGGATGTGGTTGCCATGGTGAATGACACAGTAGCCACCATGATTTCCTGCTATTACGAGGATCGCAGCTGCGAAGTCGGGATGATTGTTG GCACTGGCTGCAATGCATGTTACATGGAGGAGATGAGGACTGTGGAGCTGGTGGAAGGGGAGGAGGGCCGGATGTGTGTGAACACAGAGTGGGGGGCGTTCGGAAACAACGGGGAGCTGGAGGAGTTCAGGCTGGAGTACGACAGAGTGGTGGACGAAACCTCAATTAACCCCGGAAAGCAGCT ATATGAGAAGCTGATCAGTGGAAAGTATATGGGCGAGCTGGTCAGGCTTGTTCTGATGAAGCTGGTGAATGAAAACCTTCTTTttaatggcgaagcgtcagagCTGCTGAAGACACGCGGCAGCTTTGAGACGCGCTACGTCTCACAGATGGAGAG tgacacTGGGGACAGAAAACAAATCTACAACATCCTGTCCTCGCTGGGTGTCCTGCCTTCAGAGCTGGACTGTGACATTGTGCGTCTGGTGTGTGAGAGTGTTTCCACTCGCTCTGCTCACATGTGCGGTGCAGGGCTCGCTGGTGTGATCAACCTGATGCGGGAGCGACGCAGCCAGGAGGCCCTGAAGATCACAGTTGGGGTTGACGGGTCCGTCTACAAGCTGCACCCATG TTTCCGTGACAGGTTCCACAAAATCGTCTGGGACCTCACGCCTCACTGTGAGATCACCTTCATCCAGTCGGAGGAGGGGAGCGGTCGTGGAGCCGCCCTTATCTCCGCCGTGGCCTGTAAGATGGCTGCATGCTGA
- the gck gene encoding hexokinase-4 isoform X1, translated as MPCVSSQLDQMVKMPCSFSSLVDKFLMVEQILSEFRLNTEELKEVMKRMQHEMERGLRLETHEEASVKMLPTYVCSTHEGSVCVLTEVGDFLALDLGGTNFRVMLVKVGEDEERGWKVETKNQMYSIPEDAMTGTAEMLFDYIAECMSDFLDKHHIKHKKLPLGFTFSFPVRHEDIDKGILINWTKGFKASGAEGNNIVGLLRDAIKRRGDFEMDVVAMVNDTVATMISCYYEDRSCEVGMIVGTGCNACYMEEMRTVELVEGEEGRMCVNTEWGAFGNNGELEEFRLEYDRVVDETSINPGKQLYEKLISGKYMGELVRLVLMKLVNENLLFNGEASELLKTRGSFETRYVSQMESDTGDRKQIYNILSSLGVLPSELDCDIVRLVCESVSTRSAHMCGAGLAGVINLMRERRSQEALKITVGVDGSVYKLHPCFRDRFHKIVWDLTPHCEITFIQSEEGSGRGAALISAVACKMAAC; from the exons ATGCCTTGTGTCAGCTCTCAACTCGACCAGATGGTGAAGATGCCTTGTAGCTTCAGCTCCTTGGTGGATAAATTCCTCATG GTAGAACAGATCCTGTCAGAGTTCAGGCTGAATACGGAAGAGCTTAAAGAAGTGATGAAGAGGATGCAGCATGAGATGGAAAGAGGACTGCGTTTAGAGACACACGAAGAGGCCAGTGTCAAAATGCTTCCAACTTATGTCTGCTCCACCCATGAGGGGTCAG TGTGTGTTCTGACAGAGGTGGGAGATTTCCTGGCTCTGGACCTGGGGGGCACCAACTTCCGTGTGATGCTTGTAAAGGTGGGTGAAGATGAGGAGAGAGGCTGGAAGGTGGAGACCAAGAACCAGATGTACTCCATTCCTGAAGATGCCATGACAGGCACTGCTGAAATG CTATTTGACTACATAGCAGAGTGCATGTCAGACTTTTTGGACAAACATCATATAAAGCACAAGAAGCTTCCTCTGGGTTTTACCTTCTCCTTCCCTGTACGGCACGAGGACATTGATAAG GGTATCCTGATTAACTGGACCAAAGGCTTCAAGGCTTCTGGGGCAGAAGGGAACAACATTGTGGGTTTACTCAGAGATGCTATCAAGAGACGAGGG GACTTTGAGATGGATGTGGTTGCCATGGTGAATGACACAGTAGCCACCATGATTTCCTGCTATTACGAGGATCGCAGCTGCGAAGTCGGGATGATTGTTG GCACTGGCTGCAATGCATGTTACATGGAGGAGATGAGGACTGTGGAGCTGGTGGAAGGGGAGGAGGGCCGGATGTGTGTGAACACAGAGTGGGGGGCGTTCGGAAACAACGGGGAGCTGGAGGAGTTCAGGCTGGAGTACGACAGAGTGGTGGACGAAACCTCAATTAACCCCGGAAAGCAGCT ATATGAGAAGCTGATCAGTGGAAAGTATATGGGCGAGCTGGTCAGGCTTGTTCTGATGAAGCTGGTGAATGAAAACCTTCTTTttaatggcgaagcgtcagagCTGCTGAAGACACGCGGCAGCTTTGAGACGCGCTACGTCTCACAGATGGAGAG tgacacTGGGGACAGAAAACAAATCTACAACATCCTGTCCTCGCTGGGTGTCCTGCCTTCAGAGCTGGACTGTGACATTGTGCGTCTGGTGTGTGAGAGTGTTTCCACTCGCTCTGCTCACATGTGCGGTGCAGGGCTCGCTGGTGTGATCAACCTGATGCGGGAGCGACGCAGCCAGGAGGCCCTGAAGATCACAGTTGGGGTTGACGGGTCCGTCTACAAGCTGCACCCATG TTTCCGTGACAGGTTCCACAAAATCGTCTGGGACCTCACGCCTCACTGTGAGATCACCTTCATCCAGTCGGAGGAGGGGAGCGGTCGTGGAGCCGCCCTTATCTCCGCCGTGGCCTGTAAGATGGCTGCATGCTGA
- the myl7 gene encoding myosin regulatory light chain 2, atrial isoform: MASKKASNKRQRGGQKACSNVFSMFEQSQIQEFKEAFGCIDQDRDGVIKKQDLKETYGQLGKLNVNDEELDEMLNEGKGPINFTVFLTLFGEKLNGTDPEDTILAAFKLFDPNGTGFVNKDEFRRLLMNQADKFTAEEADQAFALAPIDPTGNIDYKSLCYTITHGDEKEES; this comes from the exons ATG GCGAGTAAGAAGGCCTCCAAtaagagacagaggggaggacagaaGGCTTGCTCCAATGTCTTCTCCATGTTTGAGCAGTCCCAGATCCAGGAGTTCAAGGAG GCTTTTGGATGCATTGACCAAGACAGAGATGGtgttataaaaaaacaagaccTGAAGGAGACCTATGGACAGCTGG ggaAGCTCAATGTCAATGACGAGGAGCTGGATGAGATGCTGAATGAGGGGAAGGGTCCAATCAACTTCACCGTGTTTCTGACTCTTTTTGGGGAGAAACTCAACG GCACCGATCCTGAAGACACCATACTTGCTGCCTTCAAGCTGTTTGACCCCAATGGGACAGGCTTTGTTAACAAGGATGA GTTTAGACGATTACTGATGAACCAGGCTGATAAATTCACAGCAGAGgag GCGGATCAGGCCTTCGCTCTGGCTCCCATTGACCCAACTGGCAACATCGACTACAAGTCCCTCTGCTACACCATCACGCACGGAGATGAGAAGGAAGAATCCTAA